A DNA window from Haloactinospora alba contains the following coding sequences:
- a CDS encoding NAD-dependent malic enzyme — MATLPSVSYSLTVRLELDGRGSAVGSLTNAVEHVGGLITALDVASSGHERIRIDVTCAARDTDHAQAIVDALGALEGVVVHKVSDRTFLLHIGGKIEMKSKVSLRNRDELSMAYTPGVARVSQAIAANPADARRLTIKRNSVAVVTDGSAVLGLGNIGPQAAMPVMEGKAALFKRFADIDAWPIALDTQDMDEIVGTVKAIAPGFGGINLEDISAPRCFEVEERLREVLDIPVFHDDQHGTAIVVLAALRNALRVVKKNLGEVRIAMSGAGAAGTAILKLLMHAGASDVIVCDVHGAVYQGRGDTDPNLSWIADNTNPAGYTGDLKGAVSGADVFIGVSAPNVLGGEDIAEMNQDPVIFALANPEPEVDPEVAHLHASVVATGRSDYPNQINNVLVFPGFFRGLLDAQSHHVDANMMVAAADALADTVTEGERGPHYVIPSVFHTDLAQQVAAAVREVAVSGRSGE; from the coding sequence GTGGCCACCCTTCCCAGCGTCTCCTACTCTCTGACGGTCCGTCTGGAGCTTGACGGGCGTGGCAGCGCGGTCGGAAGTCTGACCAATGCCGTCGAGCACGTCGGCGGGCTGATCACGGCTCTCGACGTAGCCTCGTCCGGACACGAGCGGATCCGCATCGACGTCACCTGCGCCGCTCGGGACACCGACCACGCCCAGGCGATCGTGGACGCGCTGGGCGCCCTCGAGGGCGTCGTCGTGCACAAGGTCAGTGACCGCACCTTCCTGCTGCACATCGGCGGCAAGATCGAGATGAAGTCGAAGGTGTCCCTGCGCAACCGGGACGAGCTGTCCATGGCCTACACGCCGGGGGTGGCGCGGGTCTCCCAGGCGATCGCCGCCAACCCGGCGGACGCCCGGCGGCTGACGATCAAGCGCAACAGCGTCGCGGTCGTCACCGACGGATCGGCCGTCCTGGGGCTGGGGAACATCGGCCCGCAGGCCGCCATGCCGGTGATGGAGGGGAAGGCGGCCCTGTTCAAACGCTTCGCCGACATCGACGCCTGGCCGATCGCCCTGGACACGCAGGACATGGACGAGATCGTGGGCACGGTCAAGGCGATCGCGCCCGGTTTCGGCGGCATCAACCTGGAGGACATCTCCGCGCCCCGCTGCTTCGAGGTGGAGGAGCGACTGCGTGAGGTGCTCGACATCCCGGTCTTCCACGACGACCAGCACGGGACCGCGATCGTCGTGCTCGCCGCGCTGCGCAACGCGCTTCGGGTCGTGAAGAAGAACCTCGGCGAGGTCCGTATCGCCATGTCCGGTGCCGGCGCCGCCGGAACCGCCATCCTCAAGCTGCTCATGCACGCCGGAGCCTCGGACGTCATCGTGTGCGACGTCCATGGTGCCGTCTACCAGGGCAGGGGAGACACCGACCCCAACCTCTCCTGGATCGCCGACAACACCAACCCCGCCGGTTACACGGGTGACCTCAAGGGGGCCGTTTCCGGCGCGGACGTGTTCATCGGGGTGTCGGCCCCCAACGTTCTCGGCGGTGAGGACATCGCCGAGATGAACCAGGACCCGGTCATCTTCGCGCTGGCCAACCCCGAACCGGAGGTTGACCCGGAGGTGGCCCACCTGCACGCGTCCGTCGTCGCGACCGGCCGCAGCGACTACCCGAACCAGATCAACAACGTCCTCGTCTTCCCCGGCTTCTTCCGCGGCCTGCTGGACGCCCAGAGCCACCACGTGGACGCCAACATGATGGTGGCGGCCGCTGACGCGCTCGCGGATACTGTCACGGAGGGGGAGCGCGGCCCTCACTACGTCATACCGAGTGTTTTCCACACGGACCTGGCCCAGCAGGTGGCGGCGGCCGTGCGCGAGGTGGCCGTCTCCGGACGGTCGGGGGAGTAG
- a CDS encoding YqgE/AlgH family protein, producing MEQPILTGRLLVATPVLDDPNFRRSVVFVIDDNESDGTLGVIVNRPLEVPVNEVLQGWGGYADAPEVMFSGGPVGAGAGVALGMPRHEETPLGWSPLESAEARDRVPGLGMVDLDTPPEILGDALDRFRGFAGYTGWSVGQLSAEIEEGAWYTLPATSDDVFSNEPGSLWPRVLRRQGGDLALVSTFPDDPTLN from the coding sequence ATGGAGCAGCCGATTCTGACCGGACGCCTGCTGGTGGCGACACCGGTGCTGGACGACCCGAACTTCCGGCGCTCGGTGGTGTTCGTGATCGACGACAACGAGTCCGACGGGACGCTGGGCGTCATCGTGAACCGGCCGCTGGAGGTTCCGGTGAACGAGGTCCTGCAGGGGTGGGGCGGCTACGCTGACGCTCCCGAGGTCATGTTCTCCGGCGGGCCCGTGGGGGCTGGTGCCGGGGTCGCGCTGGGTATGCCCCGCCACGAGGAGACCCCGTTGGGGTGGAGCCCGCTGGAGAGCGCGGAGGCCCGGGACCGGGTCCCCGGGCTGGGAATGGTCGATCTGGACACACCACCGGAGATCCTCGGGGATGCGCTCGACCGGTTCCGGGGGTTCGCCGGTTACACCGGATGGAGCGTGGGACAGCTCAGCGCCGAGATCGAGGAGGGCGCGTGGTACACGCTCCCGGCGACCAGCGACGACGTGTTCAGCAACGAGCCGGGTTCGCTGTGGCCCCGGGTGCTGCGCCGGCAGGGCGGAGATCTCGCCTTGGTATCGACTTTCCCCGACGACCCCACGCTGAACTGA
- a CDS encoding DUF3039 domain-containing protein, with protein MSMDVLNKVIPESETDPDVSHDDGDRERFAHYVQKDKITESAVTGDPVIALCGKVWVPNRDPKRYPVCPACKEIYEEMVS; from the coding sequence ATGTCAATGGACGTTCTGAACAAGGTAATTCCGGAAAGCGAAACCGACCCCGATGTCTCGCATGACGACGGCGACCGGGAACGCTTTGCGCATTACGTGCAGAAGGACAAGATCACGGAGAGCGCCGTGACCGGTGATCCGGTGATCGCGTTGTGCGGCAAAGTCTGGGTTCCCAACCGCGACCCGAAGAGGTACCCGGTCTGTCCGGCATGCAAGGAAATCTACGAGGAGATGGTGTCCTGA
- a CDS encoding class E sortase, protein MVSATERNSHRGERTSRRRSQRGRRRKAPDANPRRSGREFLRTTVLVLGETLFTAGIVMLLFAAYQIYGKQYQTEQEQQQLSEGLEQQWEEQGPDSDPLPGEANSRMYIPSLDLDWVVVNGTSLEDIKNSPGHYSDTAAPGEEGNYSVAGHRQAGIFWDLDQLGEGDEVVLEDQENFYTYDVVDTRTVTPDQTEVVDPDPFDPENNDDPERSLLTLTTCAPKLNNTHRLIVHAELSDSRSKDNGMPDNIADMAPENSDGQEE, encoded by the coding sequence ATGGTTTCTGCAACCGAGCGGAATTCCCATCGCGGGGAGCGCACGTCCCGCCGTAGGTCGCAGCGGGGGCGCCGAAGAAAGGCCCCGGACGCGAATCCCCGCCGTTCGGGCAGGGAATTCCTCCGTACCACCGTGCTCGTTCTCGGCGAGACGCTGTTCACCGCGGGTATCGTGATGCTGCTCTTCGCGGCCTACCAGATCTACGGCAAGCAGTACCAGACCGAACAGGAACAGCAGCAACTGTCCGAGGGGCTGGAACAGCAGTGGGAGGAGCAGGGGCCCGACTCCGACCCTCTGCCGGGGGAGGCCAACAGCCGGATGTACATCCCCTCCCTGGACCTGGACTGGGTCGTCGTCAACGGCACCAGCCTGGAGGACATCAAGAACAGCCCCGGGCACTACTCGGACACCGCCGCTCCCGGTGAGGAGGGCAACTACTCCGTCGCCGGCCACCGGCAGGCGGGCATATTCTGGGACCTCGACCAGCTCGGGGAGGGGGACGAGGTCGTCCTCGAGGACCAGGAGAACTTCTACACCTACGACGTCGTCGACACCCGCACGGTTACTCCCGACCAGACCGAGGTGGTCGACCCGGACCCGTTCGACCCGGAGAACAACGACGACCCCGAGCGTTCCCTGCTGACGCTGACCACCTGCGCGCCCAAGCTGAACAACACGCACCGGCTGATCGTGCACGCGGAGCTCTCGGACAGCCGCTCCAAGGACAACGGAATGCCGGACAACATCGCCGACATGGCTCCGGAGAACAGCGACGGCCAGGAGGAGTGA
- a CDS encoding DEAD/DEAH box helicase: protein MPLLQTSTAERLSGLREWQREAFDEYFRREPRDFLAVATPGAGKTTFALTLASELLARHTVRSITIVCPTEHLKKQWSEAAAEFGIAIDPDFKNGQGALGRQYLGAAVTYAQVAAHPMLHRNRTESRRTLVIFDEIHHAGDALSWGEAVREAFEPAARRLSLTGTPFRTDVNPIPFVDYVQDTNGVRRCSWDYSYGYAPALGDGVVRPVIFMAYSGEMRWRTKAGDELAARLGEPLTQDELSQAWQAALDPKGDWIKKVLAAADRRLTEVRNSTPDAGGLVVASDHENARAYARILREITGYGATVVLSDDPMASQKIKQFSQSRDRWMVAVRMVSEGVDVPRLMVGVYATSTSTALFFAQVVGRFVRMRRRGEVASIFLPSVPTLLEYAGEMERERDHALDRPMREGELEPDDELDEANKKRDTPDAGEELPFETMEASAEFDRALYEGSEFGGDAPDSPEEEDFLGLPGLLEPEQVSQLLRKRKADQQASERKPPQEPQQPPDHQVLAELRKELNSLVGAWHHRTGRPHGMIHNELRQTCGGPPIAQASADEIRQRIAKIRAWATGNR, encoded by the coding sequence ATGCCGCTTCTGCAGACCAGCACTGCGGAGCGCCTCAGTGGGCTGCGCGAATGGCAGCGTGAGGCGTTCGACGAGTACTTCCGGCGGGAACCACGGGACTTCCTGGCCGTCGCCACCCCGGGAGCGGGGAAGACCACGTTCGCGCTGACACTCGCCAGCGAACTCCTCGCCCGGCACACGGTGCGCTCGATCACCATCGTCTGCCCCACCGAACACCTCAAGAAGCAGTGGTCGGAGGCCGCGGCCGAGTTCGGGATCGCCATCGACCCCGACTTCAAGAACGGACAGGGGGCGCTCGGCAGGCAGTACCTCGGAGCCGCCGTCACCTACGCCCAGGTGGCGGCCCACCCGATGCTGCACCGCAACCGCACCGAGTCCCGCCGCACCCTGGTCATCTTCGACGAGATCCACCACGCGGGAGACGCCCTCTCGTGGGGAGAGGCGGTGCGTGAGGCTTTCGAGCCGGCGGCGCGGCGGCTCTCCCTGACCGGCACTCCCTTCCGCACGGACGTGAACCCGATCCCGTTCGTGGACTACGTCCAGGACACGAACGGGGTGCGCCGGTGCTCGTGGGATTACAGTTACGGTTACGCGCCGGCGCTGGGTGACGGGGTGGTGCGTCCCGTCATCTTCATGGCCTACTCCGGGGAGATGCGGTGGCGTACCAAGGCCGGGGACGAGCTCGCCGCCCGGCTGGGGGAACCGCTCACCCAGGACGAGCTTTCCCAGGCCTGGCAGGCCGCCCTCGACCCCAAGGGCGACTGGATCAAGAAGGTCCTGGCGGCGGCCGACCGCCGACTGACCGAAGTGCGCAACTCCACGCCGGACGCGGGCGGGCTGGTGGTCGCCAGTGACCATGAGAACGCCCGCGCCTATGCGCGCATCCTCCGGGAGATCACGGGCTACGGCGCCACGGTCGTGCTCTCCGACGACCCCATGGCCAGCCAGAAGATCAAACAGTTCTCCCAGTCCCGCGACCGGTGGATGGTGGCGGTGCGGATGGTGTCGGAAGGGGTGGACGTGCCCCGGCTCATGGTCGGGGTCTACGCCACCTCGACCAGTACCGCCCTGTTCTTCGCCCAGGTCGTCGGGCGTTTCGTCCGAATGCGCCGGCGGGGGGAGGTCGCCTCGATCTTCCTCCCCTCGGTCCCCACCCTGCTCGAGTACGCCGGGGAGATGGAACGCGAACGCGACCACGCGTTGGACCGGCCGATGCGGGAGGGGGAGCTCGAGCCGGACGACGAGCTCGACGAGGCGAATAAGAAACGCGACACGCCCGACGCCGGTGAGGAGCTTCCGTTCGAGACGATGGAGGCCTCGGCCGAGTTCGACCGTGCCCTGTACGAGGGTTCCGAGTTCGGTGGGGACGCGCCCGACTCCCCGGAGGAGGAGGACTTCCTCGGACTTCCCGGCCTGCTGGAGCCGGAACAGGTGTCACAACTGCTGCGGAAGCGCAAGGCCGACCAGCAGGCCAGCGAGCGCAAGCCGCCCCAGGAACCCCAACAGCCCCCCGACCACCAGGTCCTCGCGGAGCTGCGCAAGGAGCTGAACAGCCTGGTCGGCGCCTGGCACCACCGCACCGGCCGCCCGCACGGCATGATCCACAACGAGCTGCGTCAGACGTGCGGAGGCCCGCCCATCGCGCAGGCCTCCGCGGACGAGATCCGACAGCGGATCGCCAAGATCCGCGCATGGGCGACCGGCAACAGGTGA
- a CDS encoding zinc metalloprotease encodes MLDGARERGGSGIRRRYVHGLAALLALLALTAPPEPPVESAETPCAPAGRSDSATGPSPHAADTLDPQRAAEFERRLRARSLPQGAGNPASGLTVVPVAVHVISAEDGSGDLDRATVGAQLELMNTAYSGGRGGADTGFRFRLVDVTRTQREAWFTNLTARSETVTGELRTGGPETLNLYTANLGGDVLGHATFPQEYAENATADGVMVDYRTMPGQGWERFGRGMTAVHEVGHWMGLFHTFQNGCSAPGDYVDDTPYEREPARGCPAERDTCPDRRGKDPVTNIMNYSDDACLTHFTPGQGERMAQHWSAFRA; translated from the coding sequence ATGCTGGATGGTGCTCGGGAACGTGGGGGAAGCGGCATCCGCCGGCGGTACGTCCACGGCCTCGCCGCGCTTCTGGCGCTGCTGGCTCTCACGGCCCCACCAGAGCCCCCCGTGGAGAGCGCGGAGACGCCGTGCGCTCCGGCCGGGCGCAGCGACAGCGCCACCGGTCCGTCCCCGCACGCGGCGGACACCCTCGACCCGCAGCGAGCCGCCGAGTTCGAACGCCGTCTGCGCGCCCGAAGCCTTCCCCAGGGGGCCGGGAACCCTGCGAGCGGGCTGACCGTGGTCCCGGTCGCGGTGCATGTCATCTCCGCCGAGGACGGGTCCGGTGACCTCGACCGCGCCACGGTGGGAGCCCAACTCGAACTGATGAACACGGCGTACAGCGGCGGCCGCGGCGGCGCGGACACGGGGTTCCGGTTCCGGCTGGTGGACGTGACACGCACCCAACGGGAAGCGTGGTTCACCAACCTCACGGCCCGCAGCGAGACGGTCACCGGGGAGCTTCGCACGGGCGGCCCGGAGACGCTCAACCTCTACACCGCGAACCTGGGCGGGGACGTGCTCGGACACGCCACCTTCCCCCAGGAGTACGCCGAGAACGCGACAGCGGACGGGGTCATGGTCGACTACCGCACGATGCCGGGCCAGGGGTGGGAACGGTTCGGGCGCGGGATGACGGCGGTGCACGAGGTCGGGCACTGGATGGGACTGTTCCACACGTTCCAGAACGGCTGCTCCGCTCCCGGCGACTACGTGGACGACACCCCCTACGAGCGCGAACCGGCACGGGGCTGCCCGGCGGAACGCGACACGTGCCCCGACCGGAGGGGGAAGGACCCCGTCACCAACATCATGAACTACAGCGACGACGCGTGCCTCACCCACTTCACTCCCGGCCAGGGGGAACGCATGGCCCAGCACTGGTCCGCGTTCCGTGCCTAG
- a CDS encoding tryptophan--tRNA ligase has protein sequence MGATTTYLTGIQTSGEPHIGNYIGAIKPALAAAGAHETLYFLADYHSLNSVKDPAKLRHDIRAVASTWLACGLDPQRTILYRQSSIPEVFELSVILANVTPKGLMNRAHAYKAARDRNAAAGVEDLDAGVNMGLFNYPILMAADILIMETDYVPVGRDQAQHIEYAADIAQSFNHLYGDTYRFPIPEGDFPQGDASVLPGTDGQKMSKSYDNHIPLFLPENKLKKLVRRIPTDSTPVEEPKDPDSSVPFQLLAQFASAEHTASVRARLEAGGMGWGELKNELFDTLNTEFAPMRARYDELMSPDSDLDAILEDGARRARERARRVLAQVRSAVGMA, from the coding sequence ATGGGAGCGACGACCACCTACCTGACCGGTATCCAGACATCGGGTGAACCCCACATCGGCAACTACATCGGCGCGATCAAACCCGCGCTGGCCGCGGCGGGGGCACACGAGACGCTGTACTTCCTCGCCGACTACCACTCGCTCAACTCGGTCAAGGACCCCGCGAAACTGCGGCACGACATCCGGGCGGTCGCTTCCACCTGGCTCGCCTGCGGACTCGACCCGCAGCGCACCATCCTCTACCGGCAGTCGAGCATCCCCGAGGTGTTCGAGCTGTCGGTGATCCTCGCCAACGTCACCCCGAAGGGGCTGATGAACCGCGCCCACGCCTACAAGGCCGCGCGCGACCGGAACGCCGCGGCAGGAGTCGAGGACCTCGACGCCGGGGTCAACATGGGGCTGTTCAACTACCCCATCCTGATGGCGGCCGACATCCTCATCATGGAGACCGACTACGTACCCGTGGGGCGGGACCAGGCACAGCACATCGAGTACGCCGCCGACATCGCCCAGTCCTTCAACCACCTCTACGGGGACACCTACCGTTTCCCGATCCCCGAGGGCGACTTCCCCCAGGGCGACGCGAGCGTCCTGCCCGGAACCGACGGGCAGAAGATGAGCAAGTCCTACGACAACCACATTCCCCTCTTCCTTCCGGAGAACAAGCTCAAGAAGCTGGTCCGGCGCATCCCGACGGACTCCACCCCGGTCGAGGAGCCCAAGGACCCCGACTCCTCGGTCCCGTTCCAGCTCCTCGCCCAGTTCGCGTCGGCGGAGCACACCGCGTCCGTCCGCGCGCGGCTCGAAGCCGGCGGCATGGGATGGGGCGAGCTGAAGAACGAACTGTTCGACACGCTCAACACCGAGTTCGCTCCGATGCGCGCCCGTTACGATGAGCTCATGAGTCCCGACAGCGACCTCGACGCCATCCTCGAGGACGGGGCGCGGCGCGCGCGGGAACGCGCCCGTCGGGTCCTCGCCCAGGTGCGCTCCGCTGTCGGGATGGCCTGA
- a CDS encoding FkbM family methyltransferase produces MFPPRARGRTGDPRLRALAAALRWLAPRAFFVETEVRGISTVVRPGDVCLDIGAKHGLYTFTLADLAGPGGAVYAVEPLHDPVRVLRSGVRLLGAGNVRVVRCALGRESESATMSLPTRRGRPVHGRAYLTSGAHGPGPNAEFSGQRRVTTAVTTLDSLCRDHGITRVDFVKADVEGAEAAMLDGGQEVLSRHRPALMLEIEERHLAKYGDSVASVTDRLRNLGYRMRVWHRGRWRPVDSVTAAHRNYLFLPER; encoded by the coding sequence ATGTTCCCTCCCCGTGCTCGTGGCCGAACGGGCGATCCGCGGCTGCGCGCGCTCGCCGCCGCGCTCCGCTGGCTGGCTCCACGCGCGTTCTTCGTCGAGACCGAGGTCCGGGGGATCAGCACCGTGGTGCGGCCGGGGGACGTGTGCCTCGACATCGGCGCCAAACACGGGCTGTACACCTTCACGCTCGCTGACCTGGCCGGCCCCGGGGGAGCCGTGTACGCGGTCGAGCCCCTGCACGATCCGGTACGGGTGTTGCGTTCCGGTGTCCGACTGCTCGGTGCGGGCAACGTCCGGGTGGTCCGGTGCGCCCTCGGGCGCGAGAGCGAGAGCGCGACGATGAGCCTGCCGACGCGCCGCGGCCGTCCGGTGCACGGGCGCGCCTACCTCACGAGCGGCGCGCACGGGCCGGGACCCAACGCGGAGTTCTCCGGGCAACGTCGGGTCACGACCGCCGTCACCACTCTGGACAGTCTGTGCCGGGACCACGGCATCACCCGCGTCGACTTCGTCAAGGCCGATGTCGAGGGCGCCGAGGCGGCGATGCTGGACGGCGGGCAGGAGGTCCTGTCGCGGCACCGGCCCGCCCTCATGCTGGAGATCGAGGAACGGCACCTGGCGAAGTACGGCGACTCGGTCGCGTCGGTCACCGACCGTCTGCGGAACCTGGGCTACCGGATGCGGGTGTGGCACCGGGGGCGGTGGCGTCCGGTGGACAGCGTCACCGCGGCCCACCGGAACTACCTCTTCCTGCCCGAACGGTGA
- a CDS encoding isochorismatase family protein: MKALLVVDVQNDFCEGGSMGVSGGSGVAAAVSRFLTEHRADYAHVAATCDHHIDPGEHFSEQPDFVVSWPRHCVAGTTGAEFHPDFDTTHVEEVFRKGQYSSGYSGFEGTNEQGQKLEQWLRDRDVTDVDVVGIATDYCVRATALDASAAGFGTRVLLGMTAGVSRETTDSALTDLGGGGVALEGEPVVAG, from the coding sequence TTGAAGGCTCTGTTGGTCGTCGACGTGCAGAACGACTTCTGCGAGGGCGGAAGTATGGGCGTGTCGGGAGGCAGCGGGGTGGCCGCCGCGGTCTCCCGCTTCCTCACCGAACACCGTGCGGACTACGCGCACGTGGCCGCCACGTGCGACCACCACATCGACCCCGGAGAGCACTTCTCCGAGCAGCCGGACTTCGTGGTGAGCTGGCCCCGACACTGTGTCGCCGGAACCACCGGCGCCGAGTTCCACCCCGACTTCGACACCACGCACGTGGAGGAGGTGTTCCGCAAGGGACAGTACTCCTCGGGGTACAGCGGGTTCGAAGGCACCAACGAACAGGGGCAGAAGCTGGAACAGTGGCTGCGGGACCGGGACGTCACCGACGTTGACGTGGTCGGGATCGCCACGGACTACTGCGTGCGCGCCACCGCGCTGGACGCCTCCGCGGCCGGGTTCGGCACCCGGGTGCTGCTCGGCATGACAGCGGGGGTCTCCCGGGAGACCACGGACTCCGCGCTCACCGACCTGGGCGGCGGCGGGGTCGCTCTCGAGGGCGAACCCGTCGTGGCCGGCTGA
- a CDS encoding nicotinate phosphoribosyltransferase, with translation MNDDWSSALLTDRYELTMLQGALRSGAAHRRTVFEMFARRLPENRRYGVVAGTGRFLDALTNFRFDSATLDYLSDAAIVDDSTLQWLSEYRFSGDIWGYGEGECYFPGSPILVVEGTFAEAVLLETVALSIYNHDCAIAAAASRMATAAAGRPLIEMGSRRTHEMSAVAAARAAYLTGFASTSNLEAGRRYGIPTAGTSAHSFVLLHDSERHAFAAQLESLGSGTTLLVDTFDVERAVRSGIELAGPQLGGVRVDSGDLALLTSRLRQQLDRNDATETRIVVTGDLDEYAIQALAIAPVDGYGVGTALVTGSGSPTASLVYKLVARARGTSPDSPLEPVAKRSVGKPSKGGRKWSSRSLDDSGTATAELVHEHEPESTPLTRPLMRRLVHEGEIVGGEPLDDARKRHARSVEELPVTAQQMSRGEPAIPTHFEERVHN, from the coding sequence ATGAACGACGACTGGAGCAGCGCACTGCTCACCGACCGGTACGAGCTGACCATGCTGCAGGGTGCGCTCCGCAGCGGCGCCGCGCACCGGCGCACGGTTTTCGAGATGTTCGCGCGCCGGCTGCCGGAGAACCGCCGTTACGGGGTCGTGGCCGGAACCGGGCGTTTCCTGGACGCCCTGACGAACTTCCGCTTCGACTCGGCGACGCTCGACTACCTCTCCGACGCCGCGATCGTGGACGACTCCACCCTGCAGTGGCTCTCCGAGTACCGGTTCTCCGGCGACATCTGGGGCTACGGCGAGGGGGAGTGCTACTTCCCCGGCTCCCCCATCCTCGTCGTGGAGGGGACCTTCGCGGAAGCCGTGCTCCTGGAGACCGTGGCGCTCTCGATCTACAACCACGACTGCGCGATCGCCGCGGCCGCCTCCCGTATGGCGACCGCCGCCGCGGGGCGGCCACTGATCGAGATGGGGTCGCGCCGCACCCACGAGATGTCCGCGGTCGCTGCCGCCCGCGCCGCCTACCTCACCGGTTTCGCCAGCACGTCCAACCTCGAGGCGGGACGGCGCTACGGCATCCCCACGGCGGGAACCAGTGCCCACTCGTTCGTGCTCCTGCACGACAGCGAGCGGCACGCGTTCGCGGCGCAGCTCGAATCGCTCGGTTCCGGAACCACGCTACTGGTGGACACCTTCGACGTGGAGCGGGCGGTACGTTCCGGGATCGAACTCGCCGGACCACAACTGGGCGGGGTACGGGTCGACTCCGGGGACCTCGCGCTGCTCACCTCGCGGCTGCGGCAACAGCTCGACCGCAACGACGCCACCGAAACCCGGATCGTGGTCACCGGTGACCTGGACGAGTACGCCATCCAGGCACTGGCGATCGCCCCTGTCGACGGGTACGGCGTCGGGACCGCGCTCGTCACCGGTTCCGGATCGCCGACCGCGTCGCTGGTGTACAAGCTCGTCGCCCGCGCCCGGGGCACCTCACCCGACTCCCCGCTCGAGCCCGTCGCCAAGCGCTCGGTGGGCAAACCCAGCAAGGGGGGCCGCAAGTGGAGCTCCCGGAGCCTGGACGACTCCGGAACCGCCACCGCCGAACTCGTCCACGAGCACGAGCCCGAGTCCACACCGCTGACCCGGCCGCTGATGCGGCGCCTGGTGCACGAGGGCGAGATCGTGGGCGGGGAGCCGCTGGACGACGCTCGCAAGCGCCACGCCCGCTCCGTGGAGGAGCTCCCGGTGACGGCGCAGCAGATGTCCCGCGGTGAACCGGCGATTCCCACCCACTTCGAGGAGCGCGTTCACAACTGA
- the clpS gene encoding ATP-dependent Clp protease adapter ClpS translates to MTTEPVELERPETEEDVRPDLPWVTIVWNDPINLMSYVTYVFQTVFGYSKSKAHKLMLDVHHKGRAVVSSGSREEMERDVSTLHEYGLWATLQQDT, encoded by the coding sequence ATGACGACGGAACCGGTCGAACTGGAACGGCCGGAGACCGAGGAGGACGTGCGGCCCGACCTTCCCTGGGTCACGATCGTCTGGAACGACCCCATCAACCTGATGTCGTACGTGACCTACGTCTTCCAGACCGTCTTCGGCTACTCCAAGAGCAAAGCGCACAAGCTCATGCTGGACGTGCACCACAAAGGGCGCGCGGTCGTGTCCAGCGGTTCCCGTGAGGAGATGGAACGCGACGTCTCCACACTGCACGAGTACGGACTGTGGGCCACGCTGCAGCAGGACACGTAG
- a CDS encoding DUF2017 domain-containing protein, protein MTIGFRSHQSGVAIELDADEAAVLRSMATLILDLVEPPAEKDEFAELVGIGGNSEKPEDPVLARLFPDAYTGDNEAAGDFRRYTEDGLRQNKRGNAEVILADVPSTGGTVTLDAERAHAWMKSLNDVRLALGTRIGADEETYEAYLNGEKQSNESDEAAMHIYDWLGGLQESLVQALHGTE, encoded by the coding sequence ATGACCATTGGCTTCCGTTCGCACCAGAGCGGCGTCGCCATCGAGCTCGACGCCGACGAGGCGGCCGTGCTGCGTTCCATGGCGACCCTGATCCTGGACCTGGTGGAACCTCCCGCGGAGAAGGACGAGTTCGCCGAACTCGTCGGAATCGGCGGAAACAGCGAGAAACCCGAGGACCCGGTGCTCGCGCGGCTGTTCCCGGACGCCTACACCGGGGACAACGAGGCCGCCGGGGACTTCCGCCGTTACACCGAGGACGGGCTGCGTCAGAACAAGCGTGGCAACGCCGAGGTCATCCTCGCCGACGTCCCCTCCACGGGTGGGACGGTCACCCTGGACGCGGAACGGGCGCACGCCTGGATGAAGTCACTCAACGACGTCCGACTCGCCCTCGGCACCCGGATAGGTGCCGACGAGGAGACCTACGAGGCCTACCTGAACGGGGAGAAGCAGAGCAACGAGTCGGACGAGGCCGCCATGCACATCTACGACTGGCTCGGAGGGCTCCAGGAGAGCCTGGTACAGGCCCTGCACGGCACGGAGTGA
- a CDS encoding Mov34/MPN/PAD-1 family protein, giving the protein MLRIDRSIHDKIVAHARRDHPDEACGVVAGPEGSDRPERFIEMINAERSPTFYRFDSKEQLKVWREMDDRDEEPVVIYHSHTATEAYPSRTDISYASEPNSHYVLVSTRDPETVEFRSYRIVDGEVTEEPVHIDETHHAG; this is encoded by the coding sequence ATGCTGAGGATTGATCGCTCGATTCACGACAAGATCGTGGCTCACGCGCGCCGCGATCACCCCGACGAAGCGTGTGGCGTCGTCGCCGGGCCGGAGGGGTCCGACCGGCCCGAGCGGTTCATCGAGATGATCAATGCCGAGCGCTCCCCGACCTTCTACCGGTTCGACTCCAAGGAACAACTCAAGGTTTGGCGGGAGATGGACGACCGGGACGAGGAACCGGTGGTCATCTACCATTCGCACACCGCGACCGAGGCCTACCCCTCGCGGACCGACATCTCGTATGCCTCCGAGCCGAACTCGCACTACGTGCTGGTGTCCACCCGCGATCCCGAAACCGTCGAGTTCCGTTCCTACCGCATCGTCGACGGCGAGGTCACCGAGGAGCCCGTGCACATCGACGAGACGCACCACGCCGGTTGA